One Brienomyrus brachyistius isolate T26 chromosome 24, BBRACH_0.4, whole genome shotgun sequence DNA segment encodes these proteins:
- the cxxc5a gene encoding CXXC-type zinc finger protein 5 isoform X2, translated as MSGGRPEGSQSAESLDKSSCGEEAPAPVAERRSRSGIISEPLSKSLKKSRALSQYTASCSNGLLQNGALGGEPKGNSGTAQDKQQVVPSKAERTLDQVLEAQNGLLHFAQAAALLKRAGMEHMLLPGEQAAGLGDLEGVSGADAIGGPADFPYLGGFPFNPGLFIMTPAGVFLADSALHMAGLAEYPMQSELASAISSGKKKRKRCGMCPPCRRRINCEQCSSCRNRKTGHQICKFRKCEELKKKPSAALEVMLPAGAAFRWFQ; from the exons ATGTCTGGCGGACGACCAGAGGGGAGCCAAAGTGCCGAGAGCCTGGACAAGAGTAGCTGCGGCGAGGAGGCGCCGGCCCCCGTCGCCGAGCGGCGCAGTCGGAGCGGCATCATCAGCGAGCCACTCAGCAAGAGCCTGAAGAAGTCACGAGCTCTGTCGCAGTACACCGCCAGCTGCTCCAACGGACTGCTGCAGAACGGCGCTCTAGGGGGTGAGCCCAAGGGCAACTCCGGCACGGCGCAGGACAAGCAGCAGGTGGTGCCGAGCAAGGCTGAGCGGACCCTGGACCAGGTTCTTGAAGCACAGAATGGGCTACTCCACTTTGCGCAGGCAGCAGCACTCTTGAAGCGCGCTGGGATGGAGCACATGCTGCTTCCTGGCGAGCAGGCGGCCGGCCTGGGCGACCTGGAGGGTGTGTCCGGCGCCGACGCCATCGGCGGCCCAGCGGACTTCCCCTACCTGGGCGGCTTCCCCTTTAACCCGGGCCTCTTCATCATGACGCCCGCCGGAGTCTTCCTCGCCGACAGCGCGTTGCACATGGCCGGTCTGGCGGAGTACCCCATGCAGAGCGAGCTGGCCTCCGCCATCAGCTCGGGCAAGAAGAAGCGGAAACGCTGCGGCATGTGCCCGCCGTGCCGTCGGCGCATAAACTGCGAGCAGTGCAGCAGCTGCCGGAACCGCAAAACGGGCCACCAGATCTGTAAATTTCGCAAATGCGAGGAACTTAAAAAGAAGCCGTCCGCTGCACTGGAG gtgatgctgccggCGGGGGCAGCGTTCCGGTGGTTCCAGTAG
- the cxxc5a gene encoding CXXC-type zinc finger protein 5 isoform X1, producing the protein MSGGRPEGSQSAESLDKSSCGEEAPAPVAERRSRSGIISEPLSKSLKKSRALSQYTASCSNGLLQNGALGGEPKGNSGTAQDKQQVVPSKAERTLDQVLEAQNGLLHFAQAAALLKRAGMEHMLLPGEQAAGLGDLEGVSGADAIGGPADFPYLGGFPFNPGLFIMTPAGVFLADSALHMAGLAEYPMQSELASAISSGKKKRKRCGMCPPCRRRINCEQCSSCRNRKTGHQICKFRKCEELKKKPSAALEKVMLPAGAAFRWFQ; encoded by the exons ATGTCTGGCGGACGACCAGAGGGGAGCCAAAGTGCCGAGAGCCTGGACAAGAGTAGCTGCGGCGAGGAGGCGCCGGCCCCCGTCGCCGAGCGGCGCAGTCGGAGCGGCATCATCAGCGAGCCACTCAGCAAGAGCCTGAAGAAGTCACGAGCTCTGTCGCAGTACACCGCCAGCTGCTCCAACGGACTGCTGCAGAACGGCGCTCTAGGGGGTGAGCCCAAGGGCAACTCCGGCACGGCGCAGGACAAGCAGCAGGTGGTGCCGAGCAAGGCTGAGCGGACCCTGGACCAGGTTCTTGAAGCACAGAATGGGCTACTCCACTTTGCGCAGGCAGCAGCACTCTTGAAGCGCGCTGGGATGGAGCACATGCTGCTTCCTGGCGAGCAGGCGGCCGGCCTGGGCGACCTGGAGGGTGTGTCCGGCGCCGACGCCATCGGCGGCCCAGCGGACTTCCCCTACCTGGGCGGCTTCCCCTTTAACCCGGGCCTCTTCATCATGACGCCCGCCGGAGTCTTCCTCGCCGACAGCGCGTTGCACATGGCCGGTCTGGCGGAGTACCCCATGCAGAGCGAGCTGGCCTCCGCCATCAGCTCGGGCAAGAAGAAGCGGAAACGCTGCGGCATGTGCCCGCCGTGCCGTCGGCGCATAAACTGCGAGCAGTGCAGCAGCTGCCGGAACCGCAAAACGGGCCACCAGATCTGTAAATTTCGCAAATGCGAGGAACTTAAAAAGAAGCCGTCCGCTGCACTGGAG aaggtgatgctgccggCGGGGGCAGCGTTCCGGTGGTTCCAGTAG